In one Kitasatospora cineracea genomic region, the following are encoded:
- a CDS encoding multifunctional oxoglutarate decarboxylase/oxoglutarate dehydrogenase thiamine pyrophosphate-binding subunit/dihydrolipoyllysine-residue succinyltransferase subunit, producing the protein MSPHQKTPSSASSTGFGPNEWLVDEIYQQYLQDPASVDRAWWDFFADYKPGTEVTPVTQAATPVGAQPTPVAAPVAAAPAAPAAPAPVAPAPAQPVAAPAPLPAAPAAPPAPKAAAPAAAAPAKAAAEGPELVQLRGPAKAVASNMDASLEVPTATSVRAVPAKLLIDNRIVINNHLQRARGGKVSFTHLIGYALVQAVKANPAMNYSYKVEDGKSYLVKPEHVNLGLAIDLVKPNGDRQLVVAAIKKAETLDFFGFWQAYEDIVRRARANKLTMDDFTGVTVSLTNPGGIGTVHSVPRLMQNQGTIVGVGAMEYPAEFQGSSQETLARLGISKIMTLTSTYDHRVIQGAASGEFLRSIHQLLLGANNFYDEVFESLRIPYEPVRWATDVATTHDDEVNKTARVIELIHSYRVRGHLMADTDPLEYMQRKHPDLDVVSHGLTLWDLEREFAVGGFGGQKMMKLRDILGLLRNTYCRTVGIEYMHIQDPAQRKWLQERLEKPYTKPEREEQLRILRRLNSAEAFETFLQTKYVGQKRFSLEGGESLIPLLDATIDAAAEHRLDEAVIGMAHRGRLNVLANIVGKPFGKIFGEFEGNLDPKSMHGSGDVKYHLGSEGTFTGLDGETIKVSLAANPSHLETVDPVVEGIARAKQDILDFGGTTFPVLPIQIHGDAAFAGQGVVAETLNMSQLRGYRTGGTVHIVVNNQVGFTAAPASSRSSMYCTDVARMIEAPIFHVNGDDPEAVVRVARLAFEFRQQFHKDVVIDLICYRRRGHNEADNPSFTQPLMYDLIDKKRSVRKLYTEALIGRGDITMEEAEQALQDFQGQLEKVFSEVREATAAPAPAETGRPVADFPVSIQTGISAEMVKRIAASQVNLPDWLTVHPRLLPQLQRRAASVEDNTIDWATGEALAIGSLLMEGHPVRLAGQDSRRGTFGQRHAVLIDRNTGEDYTPLMYLTEDQARFTVYDSLLSEYAAMGFEYGYSLTRPNALVMWEAQFGDFVNGAQTMVDEYIASAEQKWGQHSGVTLLLPHGMEGQGPDHSSARPERFLALCAQDNMTVAMPTLPSNYFHLLRWQAHNPHHKPLIVFTPKSMLRLKAAASAASEFLSGGFRPVIGDSTVDPAQVRKVVITSGKFYYDLEAARTARGTTDTAIVRVERLYPLPVAELQEELSRYGDDVQFVWAQEEPANQGAWPFIAMNLVDHLQVVIGRSGGNARLRRVARTASSAPAVGSAKRHAAEQQALVEEVFSL; encoded by the coding sequence GTGTCGCCACACCAAAAAACCCCCAGCTCGGCAAGCTCCACTGGCTTCGGCCCCAATGAGTGGCTCGTCGACGAGATCTACCAGCAGTACCTCCAGGACCCGGCCTCGGTCGACCGTGCCTGGTGGGACTTTTTCGCCGACTACAAGCCCGGTACCGAGGTGACTCCAGTGACCCAGGCCGCAACTCCGGTCGGCGCCCAGCCGACCCCCGTTGCCGCTCCCGTTGCCGCAGCTCCGGCCGCGCCCGCCGCCCCCGCGCCCGTCGCGCCGGCGCCCGCGCAGCCGGTGGCCGCTCCCGCGCCGCTCCCGGCCGCCCCCGCCGCGCCGCCCGCGCCGAAGGCGGCGGCCCCGGCCGCCGCCGCGCCCGCGAAGGCCGCCGCCGAGGGCCCCGAGCTGGTCCAGCTGCGCGGCCCGGCCAAGGCCGTGGCGTCCAACATGGACGCCTCGCTGGAGGTTCCGACCGCCACCTCGGTGCGCGCCGTCCCGGCGAAGCTGCTGATCGACAACCGCATCGTCATCAACAACCACCTGCAGCGCGCCCGCGGCGGCAAGGTGTCCTTCACCCACCTGATCGGCTACGCGCTGGTCCAGGCCGTGAAGGCCAACCCCGCGATGAACTACAGCTACAAGGTGGAGGACGGCAAGTCCTACCTGGTGAAGCCCGAGCACGTGAACCTGGGCCTCGCCATCGACCTGGTCAAGCCGAACGGCGACCGCCAGCTGGTCGTCGCGGCCATCAAGAAGGCCGAGACGCTCGACTTCTTCGGCTTCTGGCAGGCCTACGAGGACATCGTCCGCCGGGCCCGCGCCAACAAGCTGACCATGGACGACTTCACCGGCGTCACGGTCTCGCTGACCAACCCCGGCGGCATCGGCACCGTGCACTCCGTGCCGCGCCTGATGCAGAACCAGGGCACCATCGTCGGCGTCGGCGCGATGGAGTACCCGGCCGAGTTCCAGGGCTCCTCCCAGGAGACGCTGGCCCGCCTGGGCATCTCCAAGATCATGACCCTGACCTCGACCTACGACCACCGGGTCATCCAGGGCGCGGCCTCGGGCGAGTTCCTCCGCTCGATCCACCAGCTGCTGCTGGGCGCGAACAACTTCTACGACGAGGTGTTCGAGTCCCTGCGGATCCCGTACGAGCCGGTGCGCTGGGCGACCGACGTGGCGACCACCCACGACGACGAGGTCAACAAGACCGCCCGGGTCATCGAGCTGATCCACTCCTACCGGGTCCGCGGCCACCTGATGGCCGACACCGACCCGCTGGAGTACATGCAGCGCAAGCACCCCGACCTGGACGTCGTCTCGCACGGCCTCACCCTGTGGGACCTGGAGCGCGAGTTCGCGGTCGGCGGCTTCGGCGGCCAGAAGATGATGAAGCTCCGCGACATCCTCGGCCTGCTGCGCAACACCTACTGCCGCACCGTCGGCATCGAGTACATGCACATCCAGGACCCGGCGCAGCGCAAGTGGCTGCAGGAGCGCCTGGAGAAGCCGTACACCAAGCCGGAGCGCGAGGAGCAGCTGCGCATCCTGCGCCGGCTGAACTCGGCCGAGGCGTTCGAGACCTTCCTGCAGACCAAGTACGTCGGGCAGAAGCGGTTCTCGCTGGAGGGCGGCGAGTCGCTCATCCCGCTGCTGGACGCCACCATCGACGCCGCCGCCGAGCACCGCCTCGACGAGGCCGTCATCGGCATGGCGCACCGCGGCCGGCTGAACGTGCTGGCGAACATCGTCGGCAAGCCGTTCGGCAAGATCTTCGGCGAGTTCGAGGGCAACCTCGACCCGAAGTCGATGCACGGCTCCGGCGACGTGAAGTACCACCTGGGCTCCGAGGGCACCTTCACCGGCCTGGACGGCGAGACCATCAAGGTGTCGCTGGCCGCCAACCCCTCGCACCTGGAGACCGTCGACCCGGTCGTCGAGGGCATCGCCCGCGCCAAGCAGGACATCCTGGACTTCGGCGGCACCACCTTCCCGGTGCTCCCGATCCAGATCCACGGCGACGCGGCCTTCGCGGGCCAGGGCGTGGTCGCGGAGACCCTGAACATGTCGCAGCTGCGCGGCTACCGCACCGGCGGCACCGTGCACATCGTGGTCAACAACCAGGTCGGCTTCACCGCCGCCCCGGCCTCCTCGCGCTCCTCGATGTACTGCACCGACGTGGCCCGGATGATCGAGGCGCCGATCTTCCACGTGAACGGCGACGACCCGGAGGCCGTGGTCCGCGTCGCGCGACTGGCCTTCGAGTTCCGCCAGCAGTTCCACAAGGACGTCGTGATCGACCTCATCTGCTACCGCCGCCGCGGTCACAACGAGGCCGACAACCCGTCGTTCACCCAGCCGCTGATGTACGACCTGATCGACAAGAAGCGCTCGGTGCGCAAGCTCTACACCGAGGCGCTGATCGGTCGCGGCGACATCACCATGGAAGAGGCCGAGCAGGCGCTGCAGGACTTCCAGGGCCAGCTGGAGAAGGTGTTCTCCGAGGTCCGCGAGGCCACCGCCGCCCCGGCTCCGGCCGAGACCGGCCGCCCGGTCGCGGACTTCCCGGTGTCGATCCAGACCGGCATCTCCGCCGAGATGGTCAAGCGGATCGCCGCCTCGCAGGTCAACCTGCCGGACTGGCTGACCGTGCACCCGCGCCTGCTGCCGCAGCTGCAGCGCCGCGCCGCCTCGGTCGAGGACAACACCATCGACTGGGCCACCGGCGAGGCGCTCGCCATCGGCTCGCTGCTGATGGAGGGCCACCCGGTCCGGCTGGCCGGCCAGGACTCCCGCCGCGGCACCTTCGGCCAGCGCCACGCGGTGCTGATCGACCGGAACACCGGCGAGGACTACACCCCGCTGATGTACCTGACCGAGGACCAGGCCCGGTTCACCGTCTACGACTCGCTGCTCAGCGAGTATGCGGCGATGGGCTTCGAGTACGGCTACTCGCTGACCCGCCCGAACGCGCTGGTCATGTGGGAGGCCCAGTTCGGCGACTTCGTCAACGGCGCGCAGACCATGGTCGACGAGTACATCGCGTCCGCCGAGCAGAAGTGGGGCCAGCACTCCGGCGTCACCCTGCTGCTGCCGCACGGCATGGAGGGCCAGGGCCCGGACCACTCGTCCGCCCGCCCGGAGCGCTTCCTGGCGCTGTGCGCGCAGGACAACATGACGGTCGCCATGCCGACCCTGCCGTCGAACTACTTCCACCTGCTGCGCTGGCAGGCGCACAACCCGCACCACAAGCCGCTCATCGTCTTCACCCCGAAGTCGATGCTGCGCCTGAAGGCCGCGGCGTCCGCCGCCTCCGAGTTCCTCAGCGGCGGCTTCCGCCCGGTGATCGGGGACAGCACGGTCGACCCGGCGCAGGTCCGCAAGGTGGTGATCACCTCCGGCAAGTTCTACTACGACCTGGAGGCGGCCCGGACCGCGCGCGGCACCACCGACACCGCGATCGTCCGCGTCGAGCGCCTGTACCCGCTGCCGGTGGCCGAGCTCCAGGAGGAGCTCAGCCGCTACGGCGACGACGTGCAGTTCGTCTGGGCGCAGGAGGAGCCGGCCAACCAGGGTGCCTGGCCGTTCATCGCCATGAACCTGGTCGACCACCTGCAGGTCGTGATCGGCCGCTCCGGTGGCAACGCCCGGCTGCGCCGGGTCGCCCGCACGGCCTCCTCGGCCCCCGCGGTCGGCTCCGCCAAGCGGCACGCGGCCGAGCAGCAGGCGCTGGTCGAAGAGGTGTTCTCGCTCTGA
- a CDS encoding serine/threonine-protein kinase → MAADTPQNAVPLPPVFQPLLPDDPREVGGYRLFARLGAGGMGRVYLSYTPGGRPVALKVVRPEFAEDGEFRRRFAQEVSSAQRIHGLYTAQVIDSGGLESGAPWLVTSYVPGPSLQQVVREHGALPVRTVLLLVGGIAEALQAIHSVRVVHRDLKPANVLVAADGPRVIDFGIARAADATALTGTGYRIGSPAFMSPEQAQGRPVTAATDVFALGALAAYVAGGAPPFGDGPDTAVLYRVVHEEPELGTVPAPLRELIGRCLAKDPEDRPTPAEIIEAAREHPVVGGQLRFGEDWLPGQVNTEITRRSDLPRTPPTPLPAAPPTLPATPPCRSPRRPGRPRRRTSRCRRPGCSGRPCPSRRRPPARWRRPIRRCG, encoded by the coding sequence ATGGCAGCCGACACTCCGCAGAACGCCGTCCCACTCCCACCGGTCTTCCAGCCGCTGCTGCCGGACGACCCGCGGGAGGTCGGCGGGTACCGGCTGTTCGCCCGCCTCGGCGCCGGCGGCATGGGCCGGGTCTACCTGTCGTACACGCCGGGCGGCCGGCCGGTGGCGCTCAAGGTGGTGCGGCCGGAGTTCGCCGAGGACGGGGAGTTCCGCCGCCGCTTCGCGCAGGAGGTGAGCAGCGCCCAGCGCATCCACGGGCTGTACACGGCGCAGGTGATCGACTCCGGCGGCCTGGAGTCGGGCGCGCCGTGGCTGGTCACCTCGTACGTGCCCGGGCCGTCACTGCAGCAGGTGGTGCGCGAGCACGGGGCGCTGCCGGTGCGCACGGTGCTGCTGCTGGTGGGCGGGATCGCGGAGGCGCTGCAGGCGATCCACAGCGTGCGGGTGGTGCACCGGGACCTCAAGCCGGCCAACGTGCTGGTGGCCGCGGACGGGCCGCGGGTGATCGACTTCGGCATCGCGCGGGCCGCCGACGCGACGGCGCTGACCGGCACCGGCTACCGGATCGGCTCGCCCGCCTTCATGTCGCCGGAGCAGGCCCAGGGCCGGCCGGTCACCGCGGCCACCGACGTGTTCGCGCTGGGCGCGCTGGCCGCGTACGTGGCGGGCGGCGCGCCGCCGTTCGGCGACGGGCCGGACACCGCGGTGCTGTACCGGGTGGTGCACGAGGAGCCGGAGCTGGGCACGGTGCCGGCGCCGCTGCGCGAGCTGATCGGGCGCTGCCTGGCCAAGGACCCGGAGGACCGGCCGACGCCCGCCGAGATCATCGAGGCGGCCCGGGAGCACCCGGTGGTGGGCGGGCAGCTGCGGTTCGGCGAGGACTGGCTGCCGGGGCAGGTGAACACCGAGATCACCCGGCGCTCCGACCTGCCGAGGACCCCGCCGACGCCGCTGCCGGCCGCGCCGCCGACCCTGCCGGCCACTCCCCCCTGCCGTTCGCCCCGCCGGCCCGGCCGCCCGCGCAGGCGCACGTCCCGCTGCCGCCGGCCGGGGTGTTCGGGCCGCCCGTGCCCGTCTCGGAGGCGGCCACCGGCCCGGTGGCGCCGGCCGATCCGACGGTGCGGCTGA
- a CDS encoding DUF6104 family protein: MYFTDRGIEELESRRGEEEVTFEWLAERLREFVDLNPDFEVPVERLATWLARLDDEDDE, encoded by the coding sequence GTGTACTTCACCGACCGCGGCATCGAGGAGTTGGAGAGCCGGCGTGGCGAGGAGGAGGTCACTTTCGAGTGGCTGGCCGAGCGCCTGCGGGAGTTCGTGGACCTGAACCCGGACTTCGAGGTGCCGGTGGAGCGGCTGGCCACCTGGCTGGCCCGGCTGGACGACGAGGACGACGAGTGA
- a CDS encoding DUF4097 family beta strand repeat-containing protein, translating to MTQWTVDSTEQIAFDESVHTLHVRVVDGAVNVVPTEGPARLEVARLEGEPLQVTLEDGVLTVTYKDLSWGEFGEAVKSVQTVKSFFSGLRRKRSADLTVAVPAAAVVRVGTVSADATVSGIAGEVGVHGASGATTLAGLTGLVSANTVSGDVDAEGLSGELKVNTVSGAVTLVAGSATRIRAHSVSGAVTLDLDAATPTDIGVNTVSGPVGVRLPALADAKVEAGTTSGTLSSAFAELSVGGGWGSKKLSGQLGTGRGRLAVTTVTGAVTVQRRPEAEEDRPPKELSTSPLDLTKES from the coding sequence ATGACCCAGTGGACGGTAGACAGCACCGAGCAGATCGCCTTCGACGAGAGCGTGCACACCCTGCACGTCCGGGTCGTCGACGGCGCCGTGAACGTGGTCCCCACCGAGGGGCCCGCCCGACTGGAGGTGGCCAGGCTGGAGGGCGAGCCGCTCCAGGTCACCCTGGAGGACGGCGTGCTCACGGTCACCTACAAGGACCTCAGCTGGGGCGAGTTCGGCGAGGCCGTGAAGTCCGTGCAGACGGTGAAGTCCTTCTTCTCCGGGCTGCGCCGCAAGCGCAGCGCCGACCTGACGGTCGCGGTGCCGGCCGCCGCCGTGGTCCGGGTCGGCACCGTCTCCGCCGACGCCACCGTCTCCGGCATCGCCGGCGAGGTCGGCGTGCACGGGGCCAGCGGCGCCACCACGCTGGCCGGGCTGACCGGCCTGGTCAGCGCCAACACCGTCTCGGGGGACGTGGACGCCGAGGGCCTGTCCGGCGAGCTGAAGGTCAACACGGTGTCCGGCGCCGTCACCCTGGTGGCCGGTTCGGCGACCAGGATCCGCGCCCACTCGGTGTCCGGCGCCGTCACCCTGGACCTGGACGCCGCCACCCCCACCGACATCGGCGTCAACACCGTCTCCGGCCCGGTCGGCGTCCGGCTGCCCGCCCTCGCCGACGCCAAGGTCGAGGCCGGCACCACCAGCGGGACGCTCTCCAGCGCCTTCGCCGAGCTCAGCGTCGGCGGCGGCTGGGGCTCCAAGAAGCTCTCCGGCCAGCTCGGCACCGGCCGCGGCCGCCTCGCGGTGACCACCGTGACCGGCGCGGTCACCGTCCAGCGCCGCCCCGAGGCCGAGGAGGACCGCCCGCCCAAGGAGCTGTCGACCTCCCCGCTCGACCTGACCAAGGAGTCCTGA
- a CDS encoding PadR family transcriptional regulator codes for MTPVFGHGRLRLYLLKLLDESPRHGYEVIRLLEERFHGLYAPSAGTVYPRLAKLEAEGLVSHTTEGGRKVYRLTDAGRSELASRAAELTDLEAEIHDSVGQLAGAIRQDVRDNAKDLRAELWNQAAADPAASSAGTPWRDQESWQRAKEEFARLKAETKEQARRAKEQEKAARQQTKAAEAEARKLREQSKAARTAAQQEALRLKRRVEEQVRAHAAGGDWSAGLAEGLAELTRGLGSLADAARWGGPEEPAVRIDLDKDAPAPEAADLPDWARTDPDGDPARELERLLDRFRDHVRDTARDRGVDAARLARAQQALAAAARALYGR; via the coding sequence ATGACACCGGTGTTCGGCCACGGGCGGCTGCGCCTCTACCTGCTGAAGCTGCTCGACGAGAGCCCCCGGCACGGCTACGAGGTGATCCGGCTGCTGGAGGAGCGCTTCCACGGCCTGTACGCGCCCTCCGCGGGCACCGTCTACCCCCGGCTGGCCAAGCTGGAGGCCGAGGGCCTGGTCAGCCACACCACCGAGGGCGGCCGCAAGGTCTACCGGCTGACCGACGCCGGGCGGAGCGAACTCGCCTCCCGGGCCGCCGAGTTGACCGACCTGGAGGCCGAGATCCACGACTCGGTCGGCCAGCTCGCCGGGGCCATCCGGCAGGACGTCCGGGACAACGCCAAGGACCTGCGCGCCGAGCTGTGGAACCAGGCCGCCGCCGACCCCGCCGCGTCCTCGGCCGGGACGCCCTGGCGCGACCAGGAGTCCTGGCAGCGGGCCAAGGAGGAGTTCGCCCGGCTCAAGGCCGAGACCAAGGAGCAGGCCCGGCGCGCCAAGGAGCAGGAGAAGGCCGCCCGGCAGCAGACCAAGGCCGCCGAGGCGGAGGCCAGGAAGCTGCGCGAGCAGTCCAAGGCCGCCCGCACCGCCGCCCAGCAGGAGGCGCTGCGGCTCAAGCGCCGGGTCGAGGAGCAGGTCAGGGCGCACGCCGCGGGCGGCGACTGGTCGGCCGGCCTGGCCGAGGGCCTGGCCGAACTCACCCGCGGCCTGGGCTCGTTGGCGGACGCCGCGCGCTGGGGCGGGCCCGAGGAGCCGGCCGTCCGGATCGACCTCGACAAGGACGCCCCGGCGCCCGAGGCCGCCGACCTGCCGGACTGGGCCCGCACCGACCCGGACGGCGACCCGGCCCGCGAGCTCGAGCGGCTGCTCGACCGGTTCCGCGACCACGTCCGGGACACCGCCCGCGACCGCGGCGTCGACGCCGCCCGGCTGGCCCGCGCCCAGCAGGCGCTGGCCGCCGCCGCCCGCGCCCTGTACGGGCGCTGA
- a CDS encoding zinc-binding dehydrogenase: MFAAYAARISPDDPLSALELGELPEPEARPGWSVVTVKAATLNHHDLWSLRGVGLPAERLPMVLGCDAAGVDQDGNEVVIHSVIGQSGHGVGSHEPRSILTERYQGTFAQRVAVPTWNLLPKPKELSFEQAACLPTAWLTAYRMLFTNAGVKPGDTVLVQGAGGGVSTALVVLAKAAGLRVWVTGRDEAKRARAVELGADAAFESGARLPERVDAVLETVGAATWSHSVKSLRPGGTIVISGATSGPNPKAAELNRIFFLELKVVGSTMGSKEELAGLLALCANAGVRPVIDSVLPLAEAREAFARLERGDVFGKLVLTP, encoded by the coding sequence ATGTTCGCTGCCTACGCCGCCCGTATCAGTCCCGACGACCCGTTGAGCGCACTGGAGCTGGGCGAGCTGCCCGAACCGGAGGCGCGGCCGGGCTGGAGCGTGGTGACGGTGAAGGCCGCCACGCTCAACCACCACGACCTGTGGTCGCTGCGCGGGGTGGGCCTGCCCGCCGAGCGGCTGCCGATGGTGCTCGGCTGCGACGCGGCGGGCGTGGACCAGGACGGCAACGAGGTGGTGATCCACTCGGTGATCGGCCAGAGCGGCCACGGCGTCGGCTCGCACGAGCCGCGCTCGATCCTGACCGAGCGCTACCAGGGCACCTTCGCCCAGCGCGTCGCGGTGCCGACCTGGAACCTGCTGCCCAAGCCGAAGGAGCTGAGCTTCGAGCAGGCCGCCTGCCTGCCCACCGCCTGGCTGACCGCGTACCGGATGCTGTTCACCAACGCCGGGGTGAAGCCCGGCGACACCGTGCTGGTGCAGGGCGCCGGCGGCGGGGTGTCGACCGCGCTGGTGGTGCTGGCCAAGGCGGCCGGGCTGCGGGTGTGGGTCACCGGGCGGGACGAGGCGAAGCGGGCCCGGGCGGTGGAGCTCGGCGCGGACGCCGCGTTCGAGAGCGGGGCCCGGCTGCCCGAGCGGGTGGACGCGGTGCTGGAGACGGTCGGCGCGGCGACCTGGTCGCACTCGGTGAAGTCGCTGCGCCCGGGCGGCACGATCGTGATCTCGGGGGCCACCAGCGGGCCGAACCCGAAGGCCGCCGAGCTGAACCGGATCTTCTTCCTGGAGCTGAAGGTGGTCGGCTCGACGATGGGCTCCAAGGAGGAGCTGGCCGGCCTGCTGGCGCTGTGCGCCAACGCCGGGGTGCGGCCGGTGATCGACTCGGTGCTGCCGCTGGCGGAGGCCCGGGAGGCGTTCGCCCGGCTGGAGCGCGGGGACGTGTTCGGCAAGCTGGTGCTCACCCCCTGA
- a CDS encoding NAD(P)-dependent malic enzyme, protein MAAEIITDTQSTDDPVDAVFALHRGGKMEIRATVPVRDAEDLSLAYTPGVARVCTAIAEQPELVDDYTWKSNTVAVVTDGTAVLGLGDIGPRASLPVMEGKAILFKQFGGVDAVPIALDCTGVDEIVETVVRLAPSFGGVNLEDISAPRCFEIEKQLQERLDIPVFHDDQHGTAIVTTAALWNAAEVTGRRIGDLRAVISGAGAAGIAIAKMLLAAGIGDVAVCDRRGVVHQGREDLTDAKAEIAALTNRTGRKGTLADALAGADVFIGVSGGTVPEEVVATMAPGCFIFAMANPTPEIHPEVAHRYAAVVATGRSDFPNQINNVLAFPGIFAGALSVRAGRISEGMKLAAAKALAGVVADELTPQKVIPSPFDERVAPAVTRAVAEAAKAEGIARV, encoded by the coding sequence GTGGCAGCGGAGATCATCACCGACACCCAGAGCACCGACGACCCGGTGGACGCCGTCTTCGCGCTCCACCGCGGCGGCAAGATGGAGATCCGGGCGACCGTCCCGGTGCGCGACGCCGAGGACCTGTCGCTCGCCTACACCCCGGGCGTGGCCCGGGTCTGCACCGCCATCGCCGAACAGCCCGAACTGGTCGACGACTACACCTGGAAGTCCAACACCGTCGCCGTCGTCACCGACGGCACCGCGGTGCTCGGCCTCGGCGACATCGGCCCGCGGGCCTCGCTGCCCGTGATGGAGGGCAAGGCCATCCTGTTCAAGCAGTTCGGCGGCGTCGACGCGGTGCCGATCGCGCTGGACTGCACCGGCGTCGACGAGATCGTCGAGACCGTCGTCCGGCTCGCCCCGTCCTTCGGCGGCGTCAACCTGGAGGACATCTCCGCCCCGCGCTGCTTCGAGATCGAGAAGCAGCTCCAGGAGCGGCTCGACATCCCGGTCTTCCACGACGACCAGCACGGCACCGCGATCGTCACCACCGCCGCCCTGTGGAACGCGGCCGAGGTGACCGGCCGCCGGATCGGCGACCTGCGCGCGGTCATCTCCGGCGCGGGCGCGGCCGGCATCGCCATCGCCAAGATGCTGCTGGCCGCGGGCATCGGCGACGTCGCGGTCTGCGACCGCCGGGGCGTGGTCCACCAGGGCCGCGAGGACCTCACCGACGCCAAGGCCGAGATCGCGGCGCTCACCAACCGGACCGGCCGCAAGGGCACCCTGGCCGACGCGCTGGCGGGCGCGGACGTGTTCATCGGGGTCTCCGGCGGCACCGTCCCGGAGGAGGTCGTCGCCACCATGGCGCCGGGCTGCTTCATCTTCGCCATGGCCAACCCCACCCCGGAGATCCACCCCGAGGTGGCCCACCGGTACGCGGCGGTCGTCGCCACCGGGCGCTCCGACTTCCCGAACCAGATCAACAACGTGCTGGCCTTCCCGGGCATCTTCGCCGGGGCGCTCTCGGTCCGGGCCGGCCGGATCTCCGAGGGCATGAAGCTCGCCGCGGCGAAGGCCCTGGCGGGCGTCGTCGCCGACGAGCTGACGCCGCAGAAGGTCATCCCGTCGCCCTTCGACGAGCGGGTCGCCCCGGCGGTCACCCGCGCGGTCGCGGAGGCGGCGAAGGCGGAGGGCATCGCGCGGGTCTGA
- a CDS encoding ABC transporter substrate-binding protein has protein sequence MSTDTPPARSGAVPRPAVLAAAAVAGSLLLAGCGSGTPSGGSAPDTDLHAQLPAQVRSAGVLRIGSDLTYAPIGFKGEGGKPDGLDVDLAHALGDALGVQVQFVDAPFDRLRLGLQAHEYDLLMSGMTDNPQRRDGTDDQARKINEGLDFVDYFVTGTSIVVAKGNPQKVSTLDDLCGRTVALQRGTVQSVLMERQVGACQKAGKKLTVTETDTDDQALALVAQGRAAADLNDSPVAAHAVKNGRAGAQFQLAGEQLQVAPYGIAFAKEDTALRDAVAKALNRLIRDGVYDKVLAKWGLADGAVQSAVVNGSF, from the coding sequence ATGTCGACGGACACTCCCCCCGCCAGATCCGGCGCCGTTCCCCGCCCCGCCGTCCTCGCCGCCGCCGCGGTGGCCGGCTCCCTGCTGCTGGCGGGCTGCGGCTCCGGCACCCCGTCCGGCGGCAGCGCCCCGGACACCGACCTGCACGCCCAACTGCCCGCGCAGGTACGGTCCGCGGGGGTGCTGCGGATCGGCTCGGACCTGACCTACGCTCCGATCGGATTCAAGGGCGAGGGCGGCAAGCCGGACGGGCTGGACGTCGACCTGGCCCACGCGCTGGGCGACGCGCTGGGCGTGCAGGTGCAGTTCGTCGACGCGCCGTTCGACCGGCTGCGGCTGGGGCTGCAGGCGCACGAGTACGACCTGCTGATGTCCGGGATGACCGACAACCCGCAGCGCCGGGACGGCACCGACGACCAGGCCCGCAAGATCAACGAGGGCCTGGACTTCGTGGACTACTTCGTCACCGGCACCTCGATCGTGGTGGCCAAGGGCAACCCGCAGAAGGTCTCCACCCTGGACGACCTGTGCGGGCGGACGGTCGCGCTGCAGCGCGGCACCGTCCAGTCGGTGCTGATGGAGCGCCAGGTCGGGGCCTGCCAGAAGGCCGGCAAGAAGCTGACGGTGACCGAGACCGACACCGACGACCAGGCGCTGGCGCTGGTGGCCCAGGGCCGGGCGGCGGCCGACCTGAACGACTCCCCGGTCGCGGCGCACGCGGTCAAGAACGGCCGGGCCGGGGCGCAGTTCCAGCTGGCCGGCGAGCAGTTGCAGGTGGCGCCGTACGGGATCGCGTTCGCCAAGGAGGACACCGCGCTGCGGGACGCCGTGGCGAAGGCGCTGAACCGGCTGATCCGGGACGGGGTGTACGACAAGGTGCTGGCCAAGTGGGGCCTGGCCGACGGGGCGGTGCAGAGCGCCGTGGTGAACGGCAGCTTCTAG